The window GATGAGAGTTATTCAAAATCGAAGTCTGCTGAATCTGATGGTAAGCTTGTGGATATTTTGGGAGTGCACGGAGGCATTGATTCTTTGAAGGCTGCTTTTGAAGCCTTGGCCAGGAAAAATGGTCCTTTACCGGACAATACAACCCAAAATGTTACCAAAACACTTGAAGGAGGCCCGAACCAATCTAGTTCCATTGCTGAGAAAAGTGTGGAGGACAAGGTTTTTTGTACTGGTGCACTTCGGGTTCTGCCCCTTTATGCCATGCTTCCTGCACCAGCCCAGCTTCGTGTATTTGAAGAGGTAAAGGAAGAAGAACGTCTTGTTGTTGTTGCAACTAATGTGGCTGAGACCTCTTTGACCATTCCTGGAATAAGGTATGTTGTTGACACTGGAAGGGAGAAGGTCAAAATATACAACTCTTCCAATGGTATGGAAAGTTATGAGATACAGTGGATAAGTAAGGCTTCTGCAGCTCAGCGTGCTGGGAGATCTGGAAGAACCGGACCTGGACACTGTTATCGCCTATATTCTTCTGCAGTCTTCAACAATATGTTTCCGGACTTCTCAAGTGCTGAAATATTAAAAGTTCCGGTTGATGGTGTTGTCCTCCTTATGAAATCCATGCATATTGGCAAAGTAAGTTTTTTGTTGTATCAAGGGATTTGAATAGCTTTTTTGACTTGTTATTTTGGTCATCATTGCGCAATAACCCTTGTAGCTTTTGGAATTTGCCATGCCCTTTATCGTTGTTAGAAAGCATTGCCATTTTATTTGGTTTGCCTCTTTGCCATGTACAATACAAAATCTTGGGTTTGTCTtctatttatttgtttttactCCTTATGTAGTTCTATGCTATCTATAATTCCAGGTGGCTAATTTTCCTTTCCCTACACCTCCTGAGACCAATGCTTTGGTTGAAGCAGAGAATTGTTTGAAGGTTCTTGAGGCACTAGATTCGAATGGAAGATTGACCCCTCTAGGGAGAGCTATGTCTCTCTATCCTATGAATCCTCGTCATTCCAGAATGCTCCTCACTGTTATTCAAACTATGCAAAAGGTGAAAGATAGTAGTCGAGCAAGTATAGTTTTGGGCTATGCAGTTGCAACAGCTGCGGCGTTGAGCTCGTCAAATCCTTTCATCATGCAGTTTGAAGGAAGCCATATTGATACAAATGATTCAAAGCATGCCGAGAAAGATGGTTCTGTAGAAAGTGAGAACATCCGTGACAAAGGAGAGAAGGGAAGGAGAAAGAAATTGAAAGAAATCGCCAAACATTCTCGTGAAAAGTTTTGTAACCCAACTAGCGATGCTTTGACCATTGCCTGTGCACTTCAGTGTTTTGAAATTTCTGAAAATCCGGTTGAGTTCTGCAGTGAGGGTGCTTTACACTATAAAACCATGGAAGAAATGTCCAAGCTGAGAAGACAGGTTCTTCAACTAGTTTTCAGCTCAAGTACGAGTGATCTGCAGCGAGACTTTTTGTGGACTCATTGTACTCTCAAGGACGTGGAATGTTCTTGGAAAATTCCCTCAAATAAACATCATCTTTTGCTAAATGAGGAGGACATCTTGGCTCAGGCTATTTGTGCCGGTTGGGCTGATAGGGTTGCTAGGCGCATTAAAGCAGCTTCTGTTGTGTTAGATGGAGAGAGAAAAGTTAAATCAGTAAGGTATCAAGCTTGCATGGTCAAAGAAACAGTTTTCCTCCATCGTTGGtcatctgtttctaaatctccCCCTGAATTTTTGGTTTACAATGATTTACTGTATAGTAAACGACCATTTATTCACGGTGCCACAAGCGTGAGGTCAAATTGGCTTCTTAAGTATGCCCAGCCACTGTGTAGTTTCTCTGCACCCCTTTCTGATCCAAAACCATGTTATGACCCGATAAACGATCAGGTCTTATCTTGGGTGACTCCTACGTTTGGTCCCCATCTGTGGCAGCTTCCTCTGCATGGTTTACCCATCAAAGACAATTTTAATCGAGTGGTGGTGTTTGCTTGTTCTTTACTCGAAGGGCAAGTTTTGCCATGCCTGAAGGCTGCCCGTAAATACTTAGCTGTCCCACCTTCAAGCATTTTGAAACCAGAAGCATTGGGCCTTAAACGGGTGGGAAATTTGTTAAGCAAAATGAGTTTGAGAGGAAGAGTCATCGACAGTTGTACTAAATTAAGAAATTTGTGGAATGAAAATCCAGCAGAGTTGTTTCCTGAAATTAGAGATTTATTTCAGGAAGGATTCCATATGCAGTTTGAAGAACTCTGGGTTGAGATGCTCCATCAGATCAACTTAGATCAGGAAGAAAGATTCCCTGTTAGAGCCAAGGGGGAGAAAAGGAAGAAATTGGACTTTCAGGTAATAAAACCGATATTTGTATATCCATGATCCATGATTTGTTCTTTACTGATCTTTTATTCAatgcttttttattttttattcttattCCTTCTTTCGAAATGATATTTATAGTAGTGACACTTGAAGATTGAAACATTTGTGTTACCTTTGGAAATATCTGGGATGTGAAAAACTTGACGAGTCACCTTTGAAACCATGCCACTCACTGATATCTCATATAACGGTACACTTCTCCCTTTTGCAAGAATGATATTTACATTTCTGCGTTAATGTTATGCAATACTAAAAGCTTTTGTGGTAACACATCAATTTGCAAATTTAGCTTCGAAAAACATTTCTATAGATTCATCCACTCGATTATTTCGTCTATAGTCAACTATCTTTTCCAACTCCAAGAACgaaaaatgatttgaatattgaaccTAACTGGGCATTGTACATCGATTTGGCAAACAGGCATCTGTTTGAAGTGATAATCATTTGTTTTTTTGCAAATAAATGTTGAGTTTTTTTTCTATATGTTTTCATGGTCCAATTTTCATTCAAACATCTTACTGCACACTTGATCTTCCTTATAGTGGAATGTTTGAAAGGTTTGAAATCATCAAAGCCAAGATTAGTTGTGGTTCAAGTGCAAGagatttgaaataattttggGTAGAATTGGAATCAAATAATGGTGTTGGTTTAATGTTCTCGTTGATGTGAGGAAAATAGCTCAATGGTAGGATATGTTTTGtttcatttttataattttgtaACTACATAAAGACAACTTCACTTTTTTGGTACAAGTACTTCAGATAAAGCCAACTAAAAGGAAAGATTGCATTCACTTTTTTAGTTGCCTGGAGTGAATGGTGGATCTTGATTGAACATTGTTGTATTGTTTAGGTGCATATTACCCTCCTGTGAAATATCAACAAGAGTTAATAACACTATGTGAGTACCAAAATCACGTATGAAATAACGAAAATGCATATTTCATTCTcttttaaaattattagataactttttataaaaaattgcaATATTTACCCTTGTCAACGCTATATTTTGAACACACAATGTAAAACCCTGGATTTTGTACAATCGTGATCTTATCAGAGTAATAATTTGATTATAATAGGATggtgtaatcttggatattaaCGTTATTATTATCATTTCAGAATATAAGATTTGATGCAAAGTTATCTAAGTCATGTAGATAATTTTATCGTGTGCAAAATTTTGAAGCACGAGATAATAAAATCCCTAGAGATTCGAATTAAGTAGTGTATATTATCTGGATTTCGAAATTTAGGGGATGGAAGATTTGAAATTCGGTTATCACCCAAATCACGGATAAATCGCAATCCAAGATAAAAGATTCGATTCAGATTTCATCGCGATATCACTCGATCAcgatagcagccaacccctataaataggagggccCTATAACTCGAAATTCACACCATTTTTACTCCAAATTTTCGAGTTTCTCTCCTAGTTTTCTTAGGATTTTCGAGAGCCGTGAAGTGCTGGCGCAGTTCAGTCGCCGAACAGGAATTTTCTAAATTCCAGTGCAAGAATCCCTAGGCTTTCTACGTTTTTCTCATCAAGatctaaggtaagtgggcttgttttaaattgTTGCATTTTCAGTGCATGTATTTTCGGTTTTTAAAAGATTCGGTCGGGTACACTTCTTCTTCTACTCCCTTCTGGTTACGACTTTTGGgcatgatttatgttttgaCACTGTGAGAATTCAACCCGATATGGGTAGGAATTCCAACCATGATATGACCATCATACGGTGGGGATATAACCGattcggcctcgcccccttagaggagtaaaaattagggactgatatcagtaaaccatagaaagttGAGCAATCTCAGTGTCTGGTAATGTTATGCATGTGATATGAATGATGTTATGAAAATGATGTGTTTCGAAATTTACATGTTGATATATTGTACTcgaacggcccccacttgctgagtatttcccaaaatagtCACCCCTTACTCCCCTCCCTATAaatcccaagagcaggttgagGAAGAagaatctgatcaattttaGGGTTGGTGAATTGTTTTAATTTCGAGATTTGCTAGTAAAGAGATTTTCGAAGTTTTGGTACTCAAGTTTTATGTAAaaacgtttccgcatttatttcattttatttcagttGTAAAGACTTGGTTTTTGAGAATTATGATTAATAAACTGGTTATCGGTTTATACTATGCTACGAGGCTGgttgttttcaattgtgtgattgttaaacgacGCCGGTGTCAAATCCCGAGTTTCGGGCATGAaattttagtggtatcagagccgtcagGTTCACAATCCGAGTGAGAAAAAtcgattttcaaaaaaaaaattcgggaATTCCGGCCAAACAAGGCCTTCCCGCACGCCGCCGCGTTTCCTCCGATTCCGGCCGCTTCCGGTACTCTTTCTTCTATTGGCAACCATTTCCAGAACCGCCTCGACGAGACGAACAAAAGCCCTCAAACAATTTCGGATTTTTCGTGTTCGGGTGCAACCGGAATTTCGGATCTACGGATTTGGCGTACGAACCTTAACGCCGAATCGTATTTCGTCCAATTACTCTACCAATCCTACTCCGATTTTCAATTCCTTTTACCCAAACATTATACTATCCATGGGTAATTTTTCTTAACAATCAATTTTGAGATCGGATCAACCAATCGGAAACGCCCAATTTCAAGTGAGTTAACCAAGTTTGAGCGAGTTCCGGCCAAATTAGGTAGTTTTCCGACCGATTCTGGTCGTGCCACCACCGGTTTCGTGATCCTGACCCCTTCGCCGACATACGCCTTTGCTCCGACCACACTCCGGCGAGTCAACCCGGCGAGTCAACTCGGCCGAGTCAACGAGTCAACCCGCCAGCATACGTCCTTCGATTTTTCGTAGGAAACTCCGAATTCGGTTCCGTCAACTGATCTGAAATCCTCTCGAAATACTCTTCGAATCCATATGCCTATCTTAAAACTTTCTATTTttagaaatttttgaaaattttgattattttcatATATTTGACTCTATATaaccttgaaatttttattatgTCCTATTTATCATATTCTGTGCATttcctttttattttttcagGAAATGGCTCGTTTTCATATCACTGCCCGTAAGAAAGTAACCCCGATTACCTATAGGGAGACTATTCAGTCGGAGTACCACCAGCGCCGCACTCGCGCACATGCTGTTATACGGCTAAAGGAATTGGCTATAGGACACCAGGATAGGACTATCAGGAGGCTGAGAGCTAGTAATCTGGAGAGGAGGCAACAAGTGGAGAATCTGACTACCAAGCTGGTGGCAGCGGAAAAGAGGATCGATGAGGTCTTTGAAATGTTCGAGCTCGTTAAAGAACATAAATGCGAACTGCGAGAGTCATTACAAATAACGATGGGTCAAGCCAAGCAAGCTAAGGAGGAATTGGATAGACGCACCATAGAACTGTCTGAAGCCCGTCAAGCCCGGCTGAGGGGAAAAAAATTGAAGAATCCTGGAATGTGATCATGCAATTTTCTGAGACTAACCAAAGGCTATCCAAGGAGGTAGACGAAAAGAAAGCAAAGGAGAAGG is drawn from Primulina eburnea isolate SZY01 chromosome 10, ASM2296580v1, whole genome shotgun sequence and contains these coding sequences:
- the LOC140842722 gene encoding ATP-dependent RNA helicase DEAH13-like isoform X4, which produces MPQPINDLSNFKPSTAEKEVMHDATVSPKKMVNETMEPSRTELSKKLVPSSCSYEEIMKLELKPVDTLHRDPKNSLAGPSNQDNCYFVRSLCTPTVVHVSRPKEVEMTRRDLPIVMMEQEIMEAINDHNSVIICGETGCGKSTQVPQFLYEAGFGPNHAHTRRGIIGVTQPRRVAVLATAKRVAFELGLRLGKEVGFQVRHDRRIGDNCSIKFMTDGILLREVQNDFLLKCYSVIILDEAHERSLNTDILIGMLSRVIKERQREFEEQHKRIISGETIEFENRIYPLKLVLMSATLRVEDFVSGRRLFHDPPPIIEVPTRQYPVTIHFSKRTEIVNYIGQAFIKVMSIHKKLPPGGILVFVTGLREVEYLCRKLRRSNKTFSLNEEKPSEEIDMKEITDAFDCQVDFGDETPDHFSFHMEENHGNLLEDEYDKTYNSSEESDLEFYSDDESYSKSKSAESDGKLVDILGVHGGIDSLKAAFEALARKNGPLPDNTTQNVTKTLEGGPNQSSSIAEKSVEDKVFCTGALRVLPLYAMLPAPAQLRVFEEVKEEERLVVVATNVAETSLTIPGIRYVVDTGREKVKIYNSSNGMESYEIQWISKASAAQRAGRSGRTGPGHCYRLYSSAVFNNMFPDFSSAEILKVPVDGVVLLMKSMHIGKVANFPFPTPPETNALVEAENCLKVLEALDSNGRLTPLGRAMSLYPMNPRHSRMLLTVIQTMQKVKDSSRASIVLGYAVATAAALSSSNPFIMQFEGSHIDTNDSKHAEKDGSVESENIRDKGEKGRRKKLKEIAKHSREKFCNPTSDALTIACALQCFEISENPVEFCSEGALHYKTMEEMSKLRRQVLQLVFSSSTSDLQRDFLWTHCTLKDVECSWKIPSNKHHLLLNEEDILAQAICAGWADRVARRIKAASVVLDGERKVKSVRYQACMVKETVFLHRWSSVSKSPPEFLVYNDLLYSKRPFIHGATSVRSNWLLKYAQPLCSFSAPLSDPKPCYDPINDQVLSWVTPTFGPHLWQLPLHGLPIKDNFNRVVVFACSLLEGQVLPCLKAARKYLAVPPSSILKPEALGLKRVGNLLSKMSLRGRVIDSCTKLRNLWNENPAELFPEIRDLFQEGFHMQFEELWVEMLHQINLDQEERFPVRAKGEKRKKLDFQVIKPIFVYP
- the LOC140842722 gene encoding ATP-dependent RNA helicase DEAH13-like isoform X2 is translated as MLPGKKKKEKRVKKQVPNRLMNKPKELRKSHKRKLKKLKEDKEKETLLEKSIDTLERYKIRDDVYSIMCSSRNLGQVETALEKRRRKANFLKAGLELAESDRPLKKRTSDDPSFHVEQHENILMPQPINDLSNFKPSTAEKEVMHDATVSPKKMVNETMEPSRTELSKKLVPSSCSYEEIMKLELKPVDTLHRDPKNSLAGPSNQDNCYFVRSLCTPTVVHVSRPKEVEMTRRDLPIVMMEQEIMEAINDHNSVIICGETGCGKSTQVPQFLYEAGFGPNHAHTRRGIIGVTQPRRVAVLATAKRVAFELGLRLGKEVGFQVRHDRRIGDNCSIKFMTDGILLREVQNDFLLKCYSVIILDEAHERSLNTDILIGMLSRVIKERQREFEEQHKRIISGETIEFENRIYPLKLVLMSATLRVEDFVSGRRLFHDPPPIIEVPTRQYPVTIHFSKRTEIVNYIGQAFIKVMSIHKKLPPGGILVFVTGLREVEYLCRKLRRSNKTFSLNEEKPSEEIDMKEITDAFDCQVDFGDETPDHFSFHMEENHGNLLEDEYDKTYNSSEESDLEFYSDDESYSKSKSAESDGKLVDILGVHGGIDSLKAAFEALARKNGPLPDNTTQNVTKTLEGGPNQSSSIAEKSVEDKVFCTGALRVLPLYAMLPAPAQLRVFEEVKEEERLVVVATNVAETSLTIPGIRYVVDTGREKVKIYNSSNGMESYEIQWISKASAAQRAGRSGRTGPGHCYRLYSSAVFNNMFPDFSSAEILKVPVDGVVLLMKSMHIGKVANFPFPTPPETNALVEAENCLKVLEALDSNGRLTPLGRAMSLYPMNPRHSRMLLTVIQTMQKVKDSSRASIVLGYAVATAAALSSSNPFIMQFEGSHIDTNDSKHAEKDGSVESENIRDKGEKGRRKKLKEIAKHSREKFCNPTSDALTIACALQCFEISENPVEFCSEGALHYKTMEEMSKLRRQVLQLVFSSSTSDLQRDFLWTHCTLKDVECSWKIPSNKHHLLLNEEDILAQAICAGWADRVARRIKAASVVLDGERKVKSVRYQACMVKETVFLHRWSSVSKSPPEFLVYNDLLYSKRPFIHGATSVRSNWLLKYAQPLCSFSAPLSDPKPCYDPINDQVLSWVTPTFGPHLWQLPLHGLPIKDNFNRVVVFACSLLEGQVLPCLKAARKYLAVPPSSILKPEALGLKRVGNLLSKMSLRGRVIDSCTKLRNLWNENPAELFPEIRDLFQEGFHMQFEELWVEMLHQINLDQEERFPVRAKGEKRKKLDFQGI
- the LOC140842722 gene encoding ATP-dependent RNA helicase DEAH13-like isoform X3 codes for the protein MCSSRNLGQVETALEKRRRKANFLKAGLELAESDRPLKKRTSDDPSFHVEQHENILMPQPINDLSNFKPSTAEKEVMHDATVSPKKMVNETMEPSRTELSKKLVPSSCSYEEIMKLELKPVDTLHRDPKNSLAGPSNQDNCYFVRSLCTPTVVHVSRPKEVEMTRRDLPIVMMEQEIMEAINDHNSVIICGETGCGKSTQVPQFLYEAGFGPNHAHTRRGIIGVTQPRRVAVLATAKRVAFELGLRLGKEVGFQVRHDRRIGDNCSIKFMTDGILLREVQNDFLLKCYSVIILDEAHERSLNTDILIGMLSRVIKERQREFEEQHKRIISGETIEFENRIYPLKLVLMSATLRVEDFVSGRRLFHDPPPIIEVPTRQYPVTIHFSKRTEIVNYIGQAFIKVMSIHKKLPPGGILVFVTGLREVEYLCRKLRRSNKTFSLNEEKPSEEIDMKEITDAFDCQVDFGDETPDHFSFHMEENHGNLLEDEYDKTYNSSEESDLEFYSDDESYSKSKSAESDGKLVDILGVHGGIDSLKAAFEALARKNGPLPDNTTQNVTKTLEGGPNQSSSIAEKSVEDKVFCTGALRVLPLYAMLPAPAQLRVFEEVKEEERLVVVATNVAETSLTIPGIRYVVDTGREKVKIYNSSNGMESYEIQWISKASAAQRAGRSGRTGPGHCYRLYSSAVFNNMFPDFSSAEILKVPVDGVVLLMKSMHIGKVANFPFPTPPETNALVEAENCLKVLEALDSNGRLTPLGRAMSLYPMNPRHSRMLLTVIQTMQKVKDSSRASIVLGYAVATAAALSSSNPFIMQFEGSHIDTNDSKHAEKDGSVESENIRDKGEKGRRKKLKEIAKHSREKFCNPTSDALTIACALQCFEISENPVEFCSEGALHYKTMEEMSKLRRQVLQLVFSSSTSDLQRDFLWTHCTLKDVECSWKIPSNKHHLLLNEEDILAQAICAGWADRVARRIKAASVVLDGERKVKSVRYQACMVKETVFLHRWSSVSKSPPEFLVYNDLLYSKRPFIHGATSVRSNWLLKYAQPLCSFSAPLSDPKPCYDPINDQVLSWVTPTFGPHLWQLPLHGLPIKDNFNRVVVFACSLLEGQVLPCLKAARKYLAVPPSSILKPEALGLKRVGNLLSKMSLRGRVIDSCTKLRNLWNENPAELFPEIRDLFQEGFHMQFEELWVEMLHQINLDQEERFPVRAKGEKRKKLDFQVIKPIFVYP
- the LOC140842722 gene encoding ATP-dependent RNA helicase DEAH13-like isoform X1 — translated: MLPGKKKKEKRVKKQVPNRLMNKPKELRKSHKRKLKKLKEDKEKETLLEKSIDTLERYKIRDDVYSIMCSSRNLGQVETALEKRRRKANFLKAGLELAESDRPLKKRTSDDPSFHVEQHENILMPQPINDLSNFKPSTAEKEVMHDATVSPKKMVNETMEPSRTELSKKLVPSSCSYEEIMKLELKPVDTLHRDPKNSLAGPSNQDNCYFVRSLCTPTVVHVSRPKEVEMTRRDLPIVMMEQEIMEAINDHNSVIICGETGCGKSTQVPQFLYEAGFGPNHAHTRRGIIGVTQPRRVAVLATAKRVAFELGLRLGKEVGFQVRHDRRIGDNCSIKFMTDGILLREVQNDFLLKCYSVIILDEAHERSLNTDILIGMLSRVIKERQREFEEQHKRIISGETIEFENRIYPLKLVLMSATLRVEDFVSGRRLFHDPPPIIEVPTRQYPVTIHFSKRTEIVNYIGQAFIKVMSIHKKLPPGGILVFVTGLREVEYLCRKLRRSNKTFSLNEEKPSEEIDMKEITDAFDCQVDFGDETPDHFSFHMEENHGNLLEDEYDKTYNSSEESDLEFYSDDESYSKSKSAESDGKLVDILGVHGGIDSLKAAFEALARKNGPLPDNTTQNVTKTLEGGPNQSSSIAEKSVEDKVFCTGALRVLPLYAMLPAPAQLRVFEEVKEEERLVVVATNVAETSLTIPGIRYVVDTGREKVKIYNSSNGMESYEIQWISKASAAQRAGRSGRTGPGHCYRLYSSAVFNNMFPDFSSAEILKVPVDGVVLLMKSMHIGKVANFPFPTPPETNALVEAENCLKVLEALDSNGRLTPLGRAMSLYPMNPRHSRMLLTVIQTMQKVKDSSRASIVLGYAVATAAALSSSNPFIMQFEGSHIDTNDSKHAEKDGSVESENIRDKGEKGRRKKLKEIAKHSREKFCNPTSDALTIACALQCFEISENPVEFCSEGALHYKTMEEMSKLRRQVLQLVFSSSTSDLQRDFLWTHCTLKDVECSWKIPSNKHHLLLNEEDILAQAICAGWADRVARRIKAASVVLDGERKVKSVRYQACMVKETVFLHRWSSVSKSPPEFLVYNDLLYSKRPFIHGATSVRSNWLLKYAQPLCSFSAPLSDPKPCYDPINDQVLSWVTPTFGPHLWQLPLHGLPIKDNFNRVVVFACSLLEGQVLPCLKAARKYLAVPPSSILKPEALGLKRVGNLLSKMSLRGRVIDSCTKLRNLWNENPAELFPEIRDLFQEGFHMQFEELWVEMLHQINLDQEERFPVRAKGEKRKKLDFQVIKPIFVYP
- the LOC140842722 gene encoding ATP-dependent RNA helicase DEAH13-like isoform X5, which produces MKLELKPVDTLHRDPKNSLAGPSNQDNCYFVRSLCTPTVVHVSRPKEVEMTRRDLPIVMMEQEIMEAINDHNSVIICGETGCGKSTQVPQFLYEAGFGPNHAHTRRGIIGVTQPRRVAVLATAKRVAFELGLRLGKEVGFQVRHDRRIGDNCSIKFMTDGILLREVQNDFLLKCYSVIILDEAHERSLNTDILIGMLSRVIKERQREFEEQHKRIISGETIEFENRIYPLKLVLMSATLRVEDFVSGRRLFHDPPPIIEVPTRQYPVTIHFSKRTEIVNYIGQAFIKVMSIHKKLPPGGILVFVTGLREVEYLCRKLRRSNKTFSLNEEKPSEEIDMKEITDAFDCQVDFGDETPDHFSFHMEENHGNLLEDEYDKTYNSSEESDLEFYSDDESYSKSKSAESDGKLVDILGVHGGIDSLKAAFEALARKNGPLPDNTTQNVTKTLEGGPNQSSSIAEKSVEDKVFCTGALRVLPLYAMLPAPAQLRVFEEVKEEERLVVVATNVAETSLTIPGIRYVVDTGREKVKIYNSSNGMESYEIQWISKASAAQRAGRSGRTGPGHCYRLYSSAVFNNMFPDFSSAEILKVPVDGVVLLMKSMHIGKVANFPFPTPPETNALVEAENCLKVLEALDSNGRLTPLGRAMSLYPMNPRHSRMLLTVIQTMQKVKDSSRASIVLGYAVATAAALSSSNPFIMQFEGSHIDTNDSKHAEKDGSVESENIRDKGEKGRRKKLKEIAKHSREKFCNPTSDALTIACALQCFEISENPVEFCSEGALHYKTMEEMSKLRRQVLQLVFSSSTSDLQRDFLWTHCTLKDVECSWKIPSNKHHLLLNEEDILAQAICAGWADRVARRIKAASVVLDGERKVKSVRYQACMVKETVFLHRWSSVSKSPPEFLVYNDLLYSKRPFIHGATSVRSNWLLKYAQPLCSFSAPLSDPKPCYDPINDQVLSWVTPTFGPHLWQLPLHGLPIKDNFNRVVVFACSLLEGQVLPCLKAARKYLAVPPSSILKPEALGLKRVGNLLSKMSLRGRVIDSCTKLRNLWNENPAELFPEIRDLFQEGFHMQFEELWVEMLHQINLDQEERFPVRAKGEKRKKLDFQVIKPIFVYP